DNA from Amycolatopsis sp. DSM 110486:
CGCGGCCGAGCAGCTCCGGCGACGCGGTCACGACGGCGCCACCTTCGGCCGTCGTGAGGTTCTTGGTCGGGAAGAACGAGAACGTGGTCAGGTCGGCGAGCGAGCCGACCGGGCGGCCCTGCCAGCTGCCGCCCACGGAGTGCGCCGCGTCTTCCAGCAGCAGTGCGCCCGCGTTGTGCGCGACCTCGGCCAGCGCGTCGAGCTCGGCGGGGTGGCCGGCGTAGTCGACGGCGGCCACGACCTTCGTGCGGTCGGTCACGAGAGCCGCCGCGGCCTCGACGGCGAGGTTGCCGGTGTCCGGCTCGACGTCGGCGAAGACCACCTTCGCGCCGTGCAGCGCGGCGGTGGCGGCGGTGGCGACGAACGTCATCGGCGACGCCACGACCTCGTCACCAGGCTTGATCGCGGCGGCCGCGTACGCGACGTGCAGCGCCGCCGTGCCCGAAGTGACGACAACGGCCGGGGTCCCGCCGGTGTGCAGAGCCAGGTCGGCCTCGAACCGCGCGACGGCGGGACCGGTGGTGAGCCAGTCGCCGCGCAGGACCTCGGTGACGGCGGCGATGTCCTCGTCGGTCACGGACTGGCGGCCGTACGGGAGAAACTCCGCCGACGTGCTCTTTCCCGCGGAGGCGGCGTCGGACTCAGCCATACTGCTCGACCAGCTTGCGAAGTTCGTCCGCTTCGAGCCACAGGTCGTTGGTGTCCGAGCGGTACGCGAACCCTTCGGGCATCGGTTTGCCGTCGGCGGGCGCCTCGTAGCCCCAGCCCGCCAGGTGCGGCTGCACGACGTAGCGGTCCGGCAGCTGAACGGTCCGGCGCGCGTCGTCGGGCGCGATCATCTCCTCGTGCAGCTTCTCGCCCGGGCGCACGCCCACCTCGTGCATCGGCGAACCCGGCGCGATGGCCTGCGCGAGGTCGACGAGCCGCATGCTCGGGATCCGCGGCACGTACAGCTCACCGCCGTGCATCTGGTCGAACGAGTCCACCACGAACTGCACGGCCTGCGGCAGCGTGATCCAGAACCGCGTCATGTCCTTGTGCGTGATCGGCAGCGACTCGCCCTGCTCGGCGAGCTTGCGGAAGAACGGGATCACGCTGCCGCGCGAGCCCATCACGTTGCCGTAGCGCACCACGGAGAACCGCGTGACGTGCGCGGCCGCGTAGTGGTTGCCGCTGATGAACATGCGGTCGGCGCACAGCTTGGTGGCGCCGTAGAGGTTGATCGGGCTCGACGCCTTGTCGGTCGACAGCGCGACGACCTTCTTCACGCCGGTGTCGATCGCGGCCTCGATGACGTTCTGCGAGCCCATCACGTTGGTCTGGACGAACTCGAACGGGTTGTACTCACCCGTGTCCACCTGCTTGAGCGCCGCGGCGTGCACGACGTAGTCGACGCCGTGCATGGCGCGCTCGAGGCGGCGGCGGTCGCGGACGTCACCGATGAACCAGCGCAGCCGCGGGTCGTCGTTGAACAGTTGTCGCGCTTCGTACTGCTTCAGCTCATCGCGGGAGAGCACGACCAGGCGGCTGGGGTTCAACTCCGCCAGGGCGTAGGTGATGAACGCCTTGCCAAATGAGCCGGTCCCGCCGGTGAGCAGGATGCTGGAGCCATCCAGCTCGGACATCGACGACCTCCGCGGTTGGGGTTCTTGGTTCTGGCGCGTTGCCGCAGGCCATCATGTCACCCATGCGTGAAGGCCTCGGCGTCAACGCCGTGATCCAGGCCCGGTCCTCCTCGACGCGCCTGCCGGGCAAGGTGCTGCGGCCCCTGGCCGGGCGCAGTGTCCTCGGCTGGGTCGTCCGCGCGGCGGCGGCCGCTCCCGGTGTGGACCAGGTCGTCGTCGCCACCTCGGACGCGGCCGACGACGACGCGGTCGCCGAGGAGGCCGTGCGCTGCGGGGCTCTGGTCGCGCGCGGGCCGCTGGATGACGTCGTGGCGCGCTTCGGCGTGTCCCTGGCCGCCTACCCGGCCGACGCCGTGGTCCGGCTCACCGCCGACTGCCCGCTGCTCGACCCCGCTTTGATCGGCCGGCTGGCGGCGGTTTGGCGCGCGGAACCGTCGCTGGACTACGTGAGCACGACGCTCGTGCGGACGCTGCCGCGGGGCTTCGACGCGGAGTTGGTGCGGGCCTCGGTGCTCGCCGAGCAGGTCGAGATTGCCGAGGGCCCGGACCGCGAGCACGTGACGTCGGCGATCTACCGGCAGCCCTCGCGGTACTCGTGCACGGGCATTGTGGTGAGCCCGGCCGCCGACGACCTGCGCGTCACCCTCGACACCCCGGAGGACTGGGAGCTTCTCTCGGCCGTTGTTTCGGTTCTGGGTGATCAGCCCGCGTCCTGGCGTTCGGTGGTTTCGCTGCTGCGCTCCCGGCCGGATCTGGTGGCTTTGAACGCGCACGTCGAGCAGAAGAAGCTCGGCCAGTGAAGCTCCTGCTCCGCGCCGACGCGTCCGCGGTGATCGGCGCGGGCCACATCGCGCGCGTCGTGGCGTACGCCGAGCGCGCCGTCGCTCGCGGCTGGGACGTCTCTTTCGCGGGCACGACCGACAACGCTGAGTGGCTCGCCTCCCGTTTCGACGCGCTTTCGGTGCCGGTTTTGCCGGTTTCTGACTGGGCTTCCTTGGCCGCCGGCTTCGACGCGGTCCTCGTGGACCACTACGCGCTGGGCGACGTGCGCGCCGAGGTCAACGCCGCGGGCGCGCTGCTCGTGTCCCTTGAGGACGACACCTTCGGCCGCCGGCCTGCGGATGTTGTGGTGGACGCCGGGTTCACGCCTTCGCCCCGCCCTTCGGATGATTCGGGCGTGCTGCTGCGGGGCGTCGAATACACGGCGTTGCGCTCGGGGGTCTTGGCTGCTCGGGCCCGCCGCTCCGCTGTTGCTTCCCCTTCGCCCCATGTCACGGTCGTCTTGGGCGGCGGCGCCGAATGGTCGGGGACGGTCAGCCTGCTGCTCCGCGCCCTCGCCGCCACTGGGCTGGCCTTCTCCGCCGACGCTCTCGTCCGCGGCGAGCCCGCTCTGCCGGTTTTGTCGGCCGGCCAGTCCCTGCGGGTCGCCGCCCCGCACTCGGGCCTGCTCGACCTCCTGGCCACCACGGACGTCGCGGTCAGCGCCACCGGCGTCACCTTCCTGGAGCTCTGCTGCCTCGGCATCCCGACGGCGGCGGTGCAACTGGTCGACAACCAGGGGCCGGGCTACCGCGCCGCCACGGACCTCGGCCTGGCGGTGGGCCTGGGCGACGCCGGTTCGCTGGCGGATCGGCTGCCTGCCGTGGTTTCCGCACTGGGTTCGCTGCTGTCGGACGCCGGCTTGCGGTCCTCTTTGTCCTCGGCCGCCGCGTCCACTGTGGATGGACTCGGCGCGGACCGGGTCCTGGATGTCATCGCTTCGAGCTGAGGGGGATTCGACGGATTTCTCAGGCGTTTTCGGCACTGAGCACGCCTCGCCGCAGGACATCGACTGGGCGGCGGTGGAAGCCGCCTTGGGTACCGCGCTGCCCGCCGACTACCGCGCCTACGCCGACACCTATCCGGCCCTGTACCTGGACAAGCTGATCACCATCCGGCACCCGCTGGCCGTGAGCGAGTGGGCGAAACTCGTCGAGGGCGCGAAGCCGGTGCTCGAGTCGTTCGCCTACGGGCGCAGCCAGGTTCCCGACGCCGTGCCGTACCCACTGTTCCCCGAACCGGGCGGCCTGCTGCCCTGGGGGTACGACGACGACGGCGCCGACTACTTCTGGCGGACCGCCGGCTCGCCCGACGAGTGGACCGTGCTCGTCTTCGACAGCGGCGAGTGGTGGGAGTTCCCGCGCGGCTTCGGCGCGCTGTGGATCGAATGGGCCGGCGGGCGGATCACCACTGCGCCGCTGGGCCGGGAAGACGTCCTGCTGCCCGGGTTTTCCGTCGAGCGCGTGGGTGATTGAGGACCGAACCTGTCCTCAAGGGGTTTTAGCGTTTTCGGCATGACTCTCACCCCGTTCCGCGTCAACGTCCCGCAAGCCGACCTCGACGACCTGCACGAACGGCTCGCCCGGACGCGCTGGCCGGACCAGCCCGAGGGCGTCGGGTGGGAGCTGGGGATTCCGGTGGACGAGGTGAAGGACCTGGCCGAGCACTGGCGCCTGCGGTTCGACTGGCGGGCGGCCGAGGAGCGGATCAACGCGTTCCCGCAGTTCACCACCACCATCGACGGCGAGAACGTGCACTTCCTCCACGTCCGCTCGCCCGAGGAGGGGGCCACGCCGCTGCTGCTGACGCACGGCTGGCCCGGGTCGATCGTGGAGTTCCTCGACGTGATCGGACCGCTCGCCGACCCGCGCGCGTACGGCGGGGACCCCCGCGACGCGTTCCACGTGGTCGTCCCGTCGATCCCCGGCTTCGGCTTCTCCGGACCGACCCGCGACCGCGCCTGGGGCCCGGCCCGCGGGGCGCGCGCCTGGGCTTCGCTGATGACCACCCTCGGCTACGACCGCTTCGGCACCCACGGCGGCGACTGGGGTGCGTTGATCTCCCGCGAGCTCGGCGTGCAGTTCCCTTCGCGGGTGCTCGGGGTGCACGTCACCATGCTGCCCACCGCCGTCGCCCGCTCGGAGTCGGACTTGGAGGGCTTGACCGGTGCCGAACTTTCGCTGGCCGAACGGTCGTTGGAGAAGTCCCGCGCCTTCCAACACACCGGAACCGGCTACGCGATCATCCAGTCGACCAAGCCGCAAACGCTTGCGTACGGCCTCACCGACTCACCCGCCGGCCAACTCGCGTGGATCGCGGAAAAGTTCCGCTCCTTCTCCAACACCACCCACGACCTCATCGACCGCGACGACCTCCTCACCGACGTCGCCGTCTACTGGTTCACCGCCACGGCCAACTCGTCCGCCCGCATCTACGCCGCGTTGGAGGGTCCGTGGGGCGCGCCCCTCCCCGTTTCCACGGTCCCCACCGGCGTCGCGGTGTTTCCCGACGACATCGGCCTGCCCCTCCGCCCCCTCGCCGAACGCACCGACAACATCGCCCACTGGTCCGAGTTCCCGGCCGGCGGCCACTTCCCGGCCCTCGAACAACCGGACGCGCTGATCGGTGACATCCGGAAGTTCTTCGGGAGCTTGTGAACTTGGGGGTGTGAACGGTCCCTTCGCGCTTGGCCGTCGGCGCGAGGGGACCTTTCGCGTTCACGTGGCGGCGCGACGGGACGGTTCGCGCTCGCCGGCACGACTGGACCGTTCGCACCCACCCGGCGGCGTTAGGGGACGGTTCATGCCTGGGCAGCGCGGCGGCGAGGAGACCGTTCGCGCGGGCGGCTGGGCGTGGAAGGACCGTTCGCGCTCGGTCCCGGCACGAAAGGACCGTTCGTGCTGCGGCGCCGGTTCGGGCGGACCGTTCGCGGCCGCCCACGGGACGAGAGGACCGTTCGTGCTCCGGCAGCGGAGCGGGGGGACCGTTCGCGGCTATGCGGCGGCGCGCTGGGACCGTTCGCGCCCACCGGTATGACCGGCCCCTTCGCGCTTGGTCGACGGCGCGACCGGACCGTTCGCACTCAGTCGACGGCGCGACCGGACCGTTCGCACTCAACCGGCGGTGCGAAGGGAGCGTTCGCACCGAGTTGGCGGCGCGAGGGGACCGGTCGCGCTCCGGCAGTGGTGCGAGAGGACCGGTCGCGCGCGAGCGAGGGCACGAAGGGACCGCTCGCGACCACCAACCAACCCGACCAACCAACCCAGCCAACCCGACCAACCGCGAAAAGCCCACTCACCCCAAAACAGCAAGAAGGGACCGTTCACACGCCACCCAGCGCACGAACGATCCCCTCATCACCAACGCCTCAGCGCGTCGAGCAAGACCTCAACACCCTCAAGACGTCAAGACCTCACAAATACTGCCCAGTCCCACTGATCCCAGGCCTCTGCCCCTCAGCACCAGGACCACCCGGCATCACCGCACCCGACGACCCCGCCGGTAACCCCCGGCGCATCTGCTCCAGCTGCACCCGCGCCGCCATCTGCTGGGCGAACAGGGCCGTCTGGATGCCGTGGAACAGCCCCTCCAGCCACCCCACCAGCTGGGCCTGCGCGATCCGCAGCTCGGCGTCCGACGGAGTCGAGTCGTCCGCGAAGGGGTGCACCAGGCGCTCCAGTTCCTCGCGCAGCTCGGGCGCCAGGGCCTCCTGCAGCTCGCGCACCGAGTTCTGGTGGATCTCGCGCACCCGGTTTCGGCTGGCGTCGTCCAGCGGGGCCGCGCGGACTTCCTCCAGTAGCTGCTTGATCATCGTCCCGATGCGCATCACCTTGGCGGGCTCTTCGATCAGCTCACCGACGGCCTCGTCGGCATCGCCGTCAGGCACGGTGGAGCCGACCGGGACCCCGTCGGGGCCGACGACCACCACGTGGGGGGTCGACTCGGCGTCGGAAGTCTGCCGGAAGTTCGGCTCGCTCATGGGCTCCATCCCAATCAGAATCGCTGGCGGTCGTGTCCGAGCCTAGCGCCATCCGCGGCCCCGGACCCAACCCCGCGGTAACCGCTAAACCGCACGTCCGTACGGTGTCACCATGGCGTTCGACGTCGCTCGTATCCGTGGGTTGTTCCCCGCGCTGGGTGACGGCTGGATTCACTTCGACGGCGCCGCCGGAATGCTGGTCCCGGAACAGGTCGCTTCGGCCGTTTCGACGGCCATGCGTGCCCCGGTGTCCGGGCCGGGGGGAGCGTTTCCGGCCTCACAGCGTGCGGAGAGCATTGTCACCGCGGCCAGGCGAGCAGTGGCAGATCTGGTCGGGGCGGACCCGGCTGCCGTCGTGCTCGGGCCGAGTGCGCCGGTGATGCTGAGGCGCCTCGTCGACGCGCTGGCGGAGCGCTGGACGATCGGCGACGAGGTCGTCGTGTCCCGGCTCGACGAAGAGGCGAACCTCGCGCCGTGGCAGCGCGCCGCGAAGCGTGTGGGCGCGGTCGTGCGCTGGGGTGAGATCGACATCGAGACGTGCGAGCTGCCCGCGTGGCAGTACGAGAACCTCGTGTCCGCCCGCACCAAAGCCGTCACGGTCACGCTCGCGTCCGGCTCGGTCGGCACGCGACCCGACGTCCCGACGGTGATCGAGTTCGCCAAGCGCGTCGGCGCGCTCGTGGTGGTGGACGCGACGTACGCGGCCCCCTTCGTGCCCCTCGACCTCGCCGAGCTGGGCGCCGACGTCATGGTCGTCTCCGCACAGGCGTGGGGCGGCCCGTCGGTGGGCGCGCTCGTGTTCCGCGATCCCGAGATGCTCGAACGCATCCCGTCCGCCTCACTCGACCCGGCCGCCCGCGGCGCCGCGCGCCTCGAGCTCGGCCCCCACGCGTACCCGCTGCTGGCCGGACTCGTCGCCTCGATCGACTACCTCGCCGGCCTCGACGACGCCGCGTCCGGCTCGCGCCGCGAAAGACTCGTGACGTCCCTCGGCTCCGCCAAGTCGTACCACGCTGGCCTGCTCGCGCAGCTGTCCACGGAGCTCCGCTCGCTGCGGCACGTGATGGTGATCGGCGACGCGATGCGCCGCATCCCCGCGCTCGCGTTCGCCGTGCAGGGCAAGAAATCGCCGGAAGTCGCGGAGTACCTGGCGTCGCAAGGCCTATGCGCCTTCGCCGACGACGGATCGGCCGGCGTGTTCGCGTCGCTCGGCGTCGGCGAGGTGGGTGGCGCGGTGCGCATCGGGCTCGCGCACTACTCCAACGTCTTCGAGATCAACCAGCTCGTGCGCGTCCTGGAAGAGCTGCGCTGACGACCAGCGCAGCTCCCCGGCTCAGGACTTCGCGGTCAGCAGGATCTTCCCGAACACGTCGCCGTCTTCCAGCATCCGGTGCGCGGAAGCGGCCTCGGCCATCGGCACGACCTGGCCGATGATCGGCTTCACGGACCCGTTCTCCACCAGCGGCCACAGGCGTTCACGCACGTCGGCGACGATCGCGGCCTTCTGGTCCAGCGGGCGGAACCGCAACCCGGCGGCGAACACGCTCGCGCGTTTGCCCAGCAGGCTGCCGATGTTCAGCTCGCCCTTGATCCCGCCCTGCATGCCGATGATCACGAGCCGGCCGTCGGTGCGCAGTGCGTCGACGTTGCGCTGCAGGTACTTCGCGCCCATGTTGTCGAGGATGACGTCGGCGCCCTTGGCCTCGGCCCGCAGGACCTCGACGAAGTCCTGATCCTTGTAGTTGATCGTGATGTCGGCGCCGAGCTGGCGGCAGCGTTCCAGTCGCTCGGGCGAACCGGCGGTGACGGCGACGGTCGCGCCCAGCGCCTTGCCGACCTGGATCGCGTGGGTGCCGATGCCGCCCGCGCCGCCGTGGACCAGCAGCGTCTGGCCTTCGGCGAGCTTCGCGTGCATCACGACGTTGGCCCACACCGTGCACGCGACCTCCGGCAGCCCGGCCGCCGCGAGCAGCTCGACCTCACCGGGCACGGGCAGGAGCTGGCCGGCGGGCACGACCACGCGCTCGGCGTAGCCACCGCCCGCGAGCAGCGCGCACACCTCGTCGCCGACCTGCCAGCCTTCGACGCCCTCGCCCAGCTCCGCGATCGTGCCGGAGCACTCGAGGCCGATGGTCTCGCTCGACCCGGGCGGTGGCGGGTAGTTGCCCTGGCGCTGCAGCAGGTCCGCCCGGTTGACCGCGCCGGCGGCCACGTCGAGCAGCACTTCACCGGGGCCGGGGCTGGGGTCGGGGACTTCGGTCCACTCGAGAACTTCGGGACCGCCGGGTTCGCGGATCGTGATCGCGTACATGCGCCCGACTGTATCGCCCACGTCGCAGTCTCCGCCGAATGCCGCATTGACGTTCCGGACACCGGGCACAAAGGTGAGCAACCATGTCATTAACTCGTAAAAGACTCATCCCGCCGGTGATCCTGGCGGCCTGCGCGACTCTGGCACTGGGCACCACCCCGGCCGTGGCCGCGAAGAGCGACGATCTCGCCAAGCAGCTGACGAAGAAGGTGACCCTCGACGGCGTCAACCGCCACCTGATCGCGCTGCAGCGCATCGCCGACGCCAACGGCGGCACCCGAGCCGCGAGCACCGACGGGCACAAGAAATCCGCCGAGTACATCGCGGGCAAGCTCGAAGCCGCGGGCTTCAGCGTCACGCGGCAGGAGTTTCCCTTCACCTACAACGAAACCCTCGCCGAGACGCTCACCGTCGACGGCGCCGGCGTGCCCGTGATCGCGATGGAGTACACGCCGTCGACGCCGGTCGGCGGCATCACCGCGCCCCTGGCTGTCGTTCCCGCCGACGCCACCCCGGGCTGCGAAGCGAGCGACTACACCGGCGTGACCGGCAAGATCGTGCTCGTGCCGCGCGGCGCGTGCCCGTTCGCGCAGAAGCAGCAGGCCGCGGCCGACGCGGGGGCGATCGGCGCGCTCATCTCCAACAACGAACCCGGCCCGCTCAACGGGACACTCGGCACCCCCGCCGACGCGCGTATCCCCACCGGCGGCCTGTCGCAGGCCGACGGCCAGGCGCTCGCCGCGAAGGACGGCGCCACCGTGCAGCTGGAGCTGCGCACCTTCCAGGAAGCGCGCACCAGCTACAACGTGATCGCCGAGACGAAAACCGGCCGCAAGGACAACGTCGTGATGCTCGGCTCGCACCTCGACAGCGTCCCGGCGGGCCCCGGCATCAACGACAACGGCACGGGCTCCGCGGCCCTGCTCGAGACCGCGCTGCAGCTGGGCGCGAAGCCGAAGGTGAACAACGCTGTGCGCTTCGGCTTCTGGAGCGCGGAGGAGTTCGGGCTCGTCGGGTCCACGTACTACGTCGATTCGCTGAGCTTCGAGCAGCAGCTCGACCTCGCGCTGTACCTGAACTTCGACATGATCGGCTCGCCCAACGCCGGCTACTTCGCCTACGACGGCGACGATTCCGACCACGTCGGCGCGGGCCCCGGCCCGTACGGCTCGGCGCAGATCGAGAAGACGTTCGTCGACTACCTGACCGGCCGCGGCGTCGCCATCGAGGGCACCGACTTCACGGGCCGCTCGGACTACGGCGAGTTCATCGCCGTCGGCATCCCGGCGGGCGGCCTCGACACGGGCGCCGAGGTGCTCAAGACCCAGGCCCAGGCTACGAAGTGGGGCGGCACGGCGGGTATCGCGTTCGACCCGTGTTACCACCAGGCGTGCGACAACCTGGGCAACGTCGACCGCGTCGCCCTGGACCGCAACGCCGATGGCCTCGCGTGGGCGCTGGGTGTCTACGCGACCAGCACGGAGTCGGTGAACGGCGTCGCGCCCGGCAAGCCGGGCAAGGCCGCGAAGAAGCACTCCGCGCACAAGCTCGCCGCGACCGGAGACACGGCGGCCGCGTAGGTTCCGAAACAAGGAAGGGCACCTTGAGGGACTCAGAGTCCCTCAAGGTGCCCTTCCTTGTTTTGCGCGGGTCAGCCCAGGTTGTTGGTGCTGAACGTGTTGCAGCGCGCCGGCTGCCCTGAGGTGAAGCCGGTGGTGAACCACTTCTCCCGCTGCGCCGACGTGCCGTGGGTGAAGCTCGACGGGTCCGCCTGCCCGCTGCCGAGCTTCGTCTGGATGTAGTCGTCGCCGATGCGCGACGCCGTGTCGAGGGCGCTGGCGATGTCGTCCTGAGTGATGTTCTGCACCAGCGGCTTACCGGATTCCGTCGGTGTCGTCGAGGCGTGGTTGGCCCAGACGCCGGCGTAGCAGTCGGCCTGCAGCTCCAGCCGGACGGAGCCCGACGTCGGCCCGGTGCCGGTGCCGCGCTTGGAGGTGCCGGTGAGGTTCTGGACGTGGTGGCCGTATTCGTGGGCCAGCACGTACGCCTCCGTGAACAGCCCGCCCTGCGCGCCGAAGCGGGTCTTGAGCTCGTCGAAGAACGAGAGGTCGATGTATACGTCGGAGTCGGCCGGGCAGTAGAACGGGCCCGTGTCCGACGTCGCGCTGCCGCAGCCCGTGCGCACGCCGCCGGTGAAGAAGCGCGTCGGCGCCTTGCGGTAGGTCTGGCCGCTGCGCGCGAACTCCTGCGACCAGTAGTCCTGCACGGAGTTGATGATCGCGACGATCGCGCAGTCGTGGTCGCGGTTCGCGTCCGCGCCGGTGTGGCACTTCTGCGAGAGCGTGGTGCTCTCCAGTTGCTGGCCGGACCCGACGTTGTCGAGGCCCAGTCCGCTCGACGCGCTGTTGGTTCCGAGGCTCGCCCCGCCGAACTGCGAGATCAGGAAGTAGATGATCAGGCCCACCACCCCGATCCCGCCACCCCCGATCGCCACGCGGCCGCCGATGCCACCGCCGCCACCACCGCTGCCGCGGAG
Protein-coding regions in this window:
- a CDS encoding DegT/DnrJ/EryC1/StrS aminotransferase family protein; translation: MAESDAASAGKSTSAEFLPYGRQSVTDEDIAAVTEVLRGDWLTTGPAVARFEADLALHTGGTPAVVVTSGTAALHVAYAAAAIKPGDEVVASPMTFVATAATAALHGAKVVFADVEPDTGNLAVEAAAALVTDRTKVVAAVDYAGHPAELDALAEVAHNAGALLLEDAAHSVGGSWQGRPVGSLADLTTFSFFPTKNLTTAEGGAVVTASPELLGRAQAFRNHGLVRDKALQRYPDEGGWHQEVHEFGLNYRLPDVLCALGSSQLTRLAEFKKRRAEIHARYNGALADVGGVLTPPSRPGADPVWHLYPLRVLDGRRRALFDHLRGLGIGVQVNYIPAYWHPVFEDLGYRRGLCPNAEAYYEQELSLPLFPSLTDADVDRVVDGVRSFFGV
- the pseB gene encoding UDP-N-acetylglucosamine 4,6-dehydratase (inverting), which encodes MSELDGSSILLTGGTGSFGKAFITYALAELNPSRLVVLSRDELKQYEARQLFNDDPRLRWFIGDVRDRRRLERAMHGVDYVVHAAALKQVDTGEYNPFEFVQTNVMGSQNVIEAAIDTGVKKVVALSTDKASSPINLYGATKLCADRMFISGNHYAAAHVTRFSVVRYGNVMGSRGSVIPFFRKLAEQGESLPITHKDMTRFWITLPQAVQFVVDSFDQMHGGELYVPRIPSMRLVDLAQAIAPGSPMHEVGVRPGEKLHEEMIAPDDARRTVQLPDRYVVQPHLAGWGYEAPADGKPMPEGFAYRSDTNDLWLEADELRKLVEQYG
- a CDS encoding cytidylyltransferase domain-containing protein, with translation MSPMREGLGVNAVIQARSSSTRLPGKVLRPLAGRSVLGWVVRAAAAAPGVDQVVVATSDAADDDAVAEEAVRCGALVARGPLDDVVARFGVSLAAYPADAVVRLTADCPLLDPALIGRLAAVWRAEPSLDYVSTTLVRTLPRGFDAELVRASVLAEQVEIAEGPDREHVTSAIYRQPSRYSCTGIVVSPAADDLRVTLDTPEDWELLSAVVSVLGDQPASWRSVVSLLRSRPDLVALNAHVEQKKLGQ
- a CDS encoding spore coat protein, which produces MKLLLRADASAVIGAGHIARVVAYAERAVARGWDVSFAGTTDNAEWLASRFDALSVPVLPVSDWASLAAGFDAVLVDHYALGDVRAEVNAAGALLVSLEDDTFGRRPADVVVDAGFTPSPRPSDDSGVLLRGVEYTALRSGVLAARARRSAVASPSPHVTVVLGGGAEWSGTVSLLLRALAATGLAFSADALVRGEPALPVLSAGQSLRVAAPHSGLLDLLATTDVAVSATGVTFLELCCLGIPTAAVQLVDNQGPGYRAATDLGLAVGLGDAGSLADRLPAVVSALGSLLSDAGLRSSLSSAAASTVDGLGADRVLDVIASS
- a CDS encoding SMI1/KNR4 family protein gives rise to the protein MSSLRAEGDSTDFSGVFGTEHASPQDIDWAAVEAALGTALPADYRAYADTYPALYLDKLITIRHPLAVSEWAKLVEGAKPVLESFAYGRSQVPDAVPYPLFPEPGGLLPWGYDDDGADYFWRTAGSPDEWTVLVFDSGEWWEFPRGFGALWIEWAGGRITTAPLGREDVLLPGFSVERVGD
- a CDS encoding epoxide hydrolase family protein, with protein sequence MTLTPFRVNVPQADLDDLHERLARTRWPDQPEGVGWELGIPVDEVKDLAEHWRLRFDWRAAEERINAFPQFTTTIDGENVHFLHVRSPEEGATPLLLTHGWPGSIVEFLDVIGPLADPRAYGGDPRDAFHVVVPSIPGFGFSGPTRDRAWGPARGARAWASLMTTLGYDRFGTHGGDWGALISRELGVQFPSRVLGVHVTMLPTAVARSESDLEGLTGAELSLAERSLEKSRAFQHTGTGYAIIQSTKPQTLAYGLTDSPAGQLAWIAEKFRSFSNTTHDLIDRDDLLTDVAVYWFTATANSSARIYAALEGPWGAPLPVSTVPTGVAVFPDDIGLPLRPLAERTDNIAHWSEFPAGGHFPALEQPDALIGDIRKFFGSL
- a CDS encoding bacterial proteasome activator family protein, with the translated sequence MEPMSEPNFRQTSDAESTPHVVVVGPDGVPVGSTVPDGDADEAVGELIEEPAKVMRIGTMIKQLLEEVRAAPLDDASRNRVREIHQNSVRELQEALAPELREELERLVHPFADDSTPSDAELRIAQAQLVGWLEGLFHGIQTALFAQQMAARVQLEQMRRGLPAGSSGAVMPGGPGAEGQRPGISGTGQYL
- a CDS encoding cysteine desulfurase-like protein: MAFDVARIRGLFPALGDGWIHFDGAAGMLVPEQVASAVSTAMRAPVSGPGGAFPASQRAESIVTAARRAVADLVGADPAAVVLGPSAPVMLRRLVDALAERWTIGDEVVVSRLDEEANLAPWQRAAKRVGAVVRWGEIDIETCELPAWQYENLVSARTKAVTVTLASGSVGTRPDVPTVIEFAKRVGALVVVDATYAAPFVPLDLAELGADVMVVSAQAWGGPSVGALVFRDPEMLERIPSASLDPAARGAARLELGPHAYPLLAGLVASIDYLAGLDDAASGSRRERLVTSLGSAKSYHAGLLAQLSTELRSLRHVMVIGDAMRRIPALAFAVQGKKSPEVAEYLASQGLCAFADDGSAGVFASLGVGEVGGAVRIGLAHYSNVFEINQLVRVLEELR
- a CDS encoding NAD(P)H-quinone oxidoreductase gives rise to the protein MYAITIREPGGPEVLEWTEVPDPSPGPGEVLLDVAAGAVNRADLLQRQGNYPPPPGSSETIGLECSGTIAELGEGVEGWQVGDEVCALLAGGGYAERVVVPAGQLLPVPGEVELLAAAGLPEVACTVWANVVMHAKLAEGQTLLVHGGAGGIGTHAIQVGKALGATVAVTAGSPERLERCRQLGADITINYKDQDFVEVLRAEAKGADVILDNMGAKYLQRNVDALRTDGRLVIIGMQGGIKGELNIGSLLGKRASVFAAGLRFRPLDQKAAIVADVRERLWPLVENGSVKPIIGQVVPMAEAASAHRMLEDGDVFGKILLTAKS
- a CDS encoding M28 family metallopeptidase, yielding MSLTRKRLIPPVILAACATLALGTTPAVAAKSDDLAKQLTKKVTLDGVNRHLIALQRIADANGGTRAASTDGHKKSAEYIAGKLEAAGFSVTRQEFPFTYNETLAETLTVDGAGVPVIAMEYTPSTPVGGITAPLAVVPADATPGCEASDYTGVTGKIVLVPRGACPFAQKQQAAADAGAIGALISNNEPGPLNGTLGTPADARIPTGGLSQADGQALAAKDGATVQLELRTFQEARTSYNVIAETKTGRKDNVVMLGSHLDSVPAGPGINDNGTGSAALLETALQLGAKPKVNNAVRFGFWSAEEFGLVGSTYYVDSLSFEQQLDLALYLNFDMIGSPNAGYFAYDGDDSDHVGAGPGPYGSAQIEKTFVDYLTGRGVAIEGTDFTGRSDYGEFIAVGIPAGGLDTGAEVLKTQAQATKWGGTAGIAFDPCYHQACDNLGNVDRVALDRNADGLAWALGVYATSTESVNGVAPGKPGKAAKKHSAHKLAATGDTAAA
- a CDS encoding neutral zinc metallopeptidase; this encodes MQFDDDAGLDTSEVQDLRGSGGGGGGIGGRVAIGGGGIGVVGLIIYFLISQFGGASLGTNSASSGLGLDNVGSGQQLESTTLSQKCHTGADANRDHDCAIVAIINSVQDYWSQEFARSGQTYRKAPTRFFTGGVRTGCGSATSDTGPFYCPADSDVYIDLSFFDELKTRFGAQGGLFTEAYVLAHEYGHHVQNLTGTSKRGTGTGPTSGSVRLELQADCYAGVWANHASTTPTESGKPLVQNITQDDIASALDTASRIGDDYIQTKLGSGQADPSSFTHGTSAQREKWFTTGFTSGQPARCNTFSTNNLG